The Miscanthus floridulus cultivar M001 unplaced genomic scaffold, ASM1932011v1 os_2050_1_2, whole genome shotgun sequence genome contains a region encoding:
- the LOC136534571 gene encoding cytochrome P450 CYP94D108-like produces the protein MDAAAAPFLAVAVAVAVLLFPGLRRRANHRNHCPYPNPVLGNVVPFVRNFHRFLDWATDQLAAAPASTIEVRGALGLGNGVATADPGVVDHLLRAGFPNYVKGARFAGPFADLLGSGIFLADGRLWSLQRKLASHSFSSRSLRRFSGRVLRAHLHRRLLPLLAAAADSGEAVDLQDVLKRFAFDNICGVAFGVEASTLLELGEEDGGGRGRRRRHDAFFKAFDDAVEISFARMLHPTAVVWKAMRLAGVGSERRLREAIRVVDEHVAEIMESEERPRGLGDDEQHLLSRFAAAMEEDEGSELGAMFRSPEAKRRFLRDIVVSFVLAGKDTTSSALTWFFWLLAANPRCERRVYEEAASLSLHGHGHGDGDDHGVGYYELRGMHYLHAAITEAMRLYPPVPINSRVAAAGDVLPDGTTVRAGWFSDYCAYAMGRMPQLWGDDCREFRPERWLDGGGEFVAVDAARYPVFHAGPRACLGKEMAYVQMKAVVAAVVRRFSVEPVRAASMEAPPPYEMAVTLRMRGGLPVLIRRRESDLGRH, from the coding sequence ATGGATGCCGCTGCGGCGCCGTTCCTCgcagtcgccgtcgccgtcgccgtccttCTCTTCCCGGGCCTCCGGCGCCGCGCGAACCACCGCAACCACTGCCCCTACCCGAACCCCGTGCTCGGCAACGTGGTGCCCTTTGTCCGCAACTTCCACCGCTTCCTCGACTGGGCCACGGACCAGCTCGCGGCCGCCCCGGCCTCCACCATCGAGGTGCGCGGCGCGCTCGGCCTCGGCAACGGCGTCGCCACCGCGGACCCGGGCGTCGTTGACCACCTGCTGCGCGCCGGGTTTCCCAACTACGTCAAGGGCGCGCGCTTCGCGGGGCCCTTCGCCGACCTCCTCGGCAGCGGCATCTTCCTCGCGGACGGCCGCCTGTGGAGCCTCCAGCGCAAGCTCGCCTCCCACTCCTTCTCGTCCCGCTCGCTGCGTCGCTTCTCGGGGCGTGTCCTCCGCGCCCACCTGCACCGCCGGCTCCTGCCTCTCCTCGCGGCCGCGGCCGACTCCGGAGAGGCCGTTGACCTGCAGGATGTGCTCAAGCGCTTCGCCTTCGACAACATCTGCGGCGTCGCGTTCGGGGTCGAGGCCTCGACGCTGCTCGAGCTCGGGGAGGAGGACGGCGGGGGCAGGGGACGACGCCGTCGGCACGATGCGTTCTTCAAGGCGTTCGACGACGCCGTCGAGATCTCCTTCGCGCGCATGCTCCACCCGACAGCCGTGGTGTGGAAGGCGATGAGGCTCGCTGGCGTCGGAAGCGAGAGGCGGCTCCGCGAGGCCATCCGCGTCGTCGACGAGCACGTCGCAGAGATCATGGAGTCGGAGGAGCGGCCGCGCGGGCTCGGCGACGACGAGCAGCACCTGTTGTCGCGGTTCGCGGCGGCGATGGAGGAAGACGAGGGGagcgagctcggcgccatgttcCGGTCACCGGAGGCGAAGCGGCGGTTCCTGCGGGACATTGTCGTCAGCTTCGTGCTCGCCGGGAAGGACACCACGTCCTCCGCGCTCACATGGTTCTTCTGGCTCCTCGCCGCCAACCCGCGCTGCGAGCGGCGCGTGTACGAGGAGGCGGCGTCGCTCTCGCTCCACGGACACGGACACGGAGACGGAGACGACCACGGCGTCGGCTACTACGAGCTCAGGGGGATGCACTACCTGCACGCGGCGATCACCGAGGCGATGCGGCTGTACCCGCCGGTGCCCATCAACTCGCGGGTGGCGGCCGCGGGGGACGTGCTGCCGGACGGCACGACTGTGCGCGCCGGCTGGTTCTCGGACTACTGCGCGTATGCTATGGGGAGGATGCCACAGCTGTGGGGCGACGACTGCCGCGAGTTCCGCCCCGAGCGgtggctcgacggcggcggcgagttcGTGGCGGTGGACGCGGCGAGGTACCCGGTCTTCCACGCCGGCCCGCGGGCGTGCCTCGGGAAGGAGATGGCGTACGTGCAGATGAAGGCCGTTGTGGCCGCCGTGGTCAGGAGGTTCTCCGTCGAGCCGGTGCGGGCGGCGAGCATGGAGGCGCCTCCGCCGTACGAGATGGCGGTGACGCTGAGGATGAGAGGCGGGCTTCCTGTGCTGATAAGGAGGCGGGAGAGCGACTTGGGCCGGCACTGA